One window from the genome of Candidatus Didemnitutus sp. encodes:
- the dacB gene encoding D-alanyl-D-alanine carboxypeptidase/D-alanyl-D-alanine-endopeptidase → MTLLPRLLLVLVAFTGSALLRAASLQDEITAFVTQPRFEGAIWGVKIVSLDSGATLAEFQPRVRQSPASNSKLYTGALALAHLGGNYRIRTPLLATTAVQPDGTLPGDLVIAGRGDPSWGAREKPQEFWSVFQPFVDALRRAGVKHIRGDVVADGTWLRCAPDAESWTVDDMRNDFGAEVSGVTLCDNFVELRVAPGAKPGEPCTFEVLEPLSGLTFVNRTQTLEADAKSPRGVDTRRIFGTQTVEIVGALPVGAKPVKTEAPVFRPAQWFAAALKEALGRAGITVDGQARSAIWPEAPVRADVTLAVLESPPLRELVAGFMKPSQNLETDLIFSHLGELRRTSTTPATQRSDELAVEALEGFMHECGVPAKQVIFDEGSGLSRNNLTTAEATVSLLRYMARHGEAEAFAASLPIAGRDGSLRNRMRGTAAENNVHAKTGGLRWSATLSGYATTAAGERVAFSFMLNRHVGTPERPARAELDELAVMLANYAAR, encoded by the coding sequence ATGACGCTCTTGCCCCGGCTCCTTCTCGTGTTGGTCGCGTTCACCGGCTCCGCGCTGCTCCGCGCCGCCTCGCTGCAGGATGAAATCACCGCCTTCGTGACGCAGCCGCGTTTCGAGGGTGCGATTTGGGGCGTGAAAATCGTGTCGCTCGACAGCGGCGCCACGCTCGCGGAATTCCAGCCGCGCGTGCGTCAGAGTCCGGCGTCGAACTCGAAGCTCTACACCGGCGCGCTGGCGCTCGCGCATCTCGGCGGCAACTACCGCATCCGCACACCGCTGCTCGCGACCACGGCGGTGCAACCCGACGGCACGCTGCCCGGTGACCTCGTGATCGCGGGCCGCGGCGACCCCAGCTGGGGCGCGCGAGAGAAGCCGCAGGAATTCTGGTCGGTGTTCCAGCCGTTCGTCGACGCGCTGCGTCGCGCCGGCGTGAAACACATTCGCGGCGACGTCGTGGCCGACGGCACCTGGCTGCGCTGTGCGCCCGACGCCGAGAGCTGGACGGTCGACGACATGCGCAACGATTTCGGCGCGGAGGTTTCCGGCGTCACGCTCTGCGATAACTTTGTCGAGCTGCGCGTCGCGCCCGGAGCCAAGCCGGGCGAACCGTGCACGTTCGAGGTGCTGGAGCCGCTTTCGGGACTCACCTTTGTCAACCGCACCCAGACGCTCGAGGCTGACGCGAAATCGCCGCGCGGCGTGGACACGCGCCGCATCTTCGGCACGCAAACCGTCGAGATCGTCGGTGCGTTGCCGGTCGGTGCGAAGCCCGTGAAGACCGAGGCTCCTGTTTTTCGTCCTGCGCAATGGTTCGCCGCCGCACTCAAGGAAGCGCTCGGCCGCGCCGGCATCACCGTCGATGGCCAGGCGCGGAGTGCGATCTGGCCCGAGGCGCCGGTCCGCGCCGACGTCACGCTCGCCGTGCTCGAGTCGCCGCCGCTGCGCGAGCTCGTCGCGGGCTTCATGAAGCCGTCGCAGAATCTCGAAACCGACCTGATCTTCTCGCACCTCGGCGAACTGCGGCGCACCTCGACTACGCCCGCGACGCAACGCAGCGACGAGCTGGCGGTCGAGGCGCTCGAAGGTTTCATGCACGAGTGCGGCGTGCCGGCGAAACAGGTGATCTTCGACGAAGGCTCCGGCCTCTCGCGCAACAACCTCACCACAGCCGAAGCGACGGTCAGCCTGCTCCGCTACATGGCGCGGCACGGCGAGGCGGAGGCGTTCGCCGCTTCGCTGCCGATCGCGGGCCGCGACGGATCTTTGCGGAACCGCATGCGCGGCACCGCGGCCGAGAATAATGTCCACGCCAAGACCGGCGGCCTGCGCTGGTCCGCGACGCTTTCCGGCTATGCTACGACCGCCGCCGGCGAGCGCGTGGCGTTCAGTTTCATGCTCAACCGCCACGTCGGCACGCCGGAGCGCCCCGCGCGCGCCGAGCTCGATGAACTCGCCGTGATGCTCGCGAATTATGCTGCGCGTTAG
- a CDS encoding D-aminoacylase, whose amino-acid sequence MNRLGLWLAAALTFVAARGADYDVIIAGGSVVDGTGAPARAVDVAIKDGKIAKIGEITGSAATRIDAHGLVVAPGFIDVHTHSDDLVERLPLSEHFLKMGVTSIVVGNCGGSNANVAEFFARLEKNGVSPNVATLIGHNTVRKAAMGGIYDRAPTAAELAEMKRLVDQAMKDGAVGLSTGLIYLPGTFAKTEEIVELAKSIAPYDGIYASHMRSESGKILEAIDELLRIAREAGVRAELSHIKLSGEKSWGQADKILAHLDEARAAGVRVKQDQYAYTASSTGISQLIPDEAFDGGHEKFLERLNNPEEKARIVAKMKASIMGRGRMDYAYAVVASFRGDVTLNGMNIVEAARKLRGSDSLEDQIEVILEIERRGGASGVFHGMSEDDLKKFMAHPETMIASDSGERVFGEGVPHPRGYGNNARVLGRYVRELHVLTLEDAVRKMTSLPAKHFQLRGRGVLREGNWADVAVFDPAKIGDPSTYKDPHHYAVGVPFVLVNGVVVIRDGAHTGAKPGMALRHLSPSASE is encoded by the coding sequence ATGAATCGACTCGGTCTCTGGCTCGCGGCGGCGTTGACTTTCGTGGCGGCGCGCGGTGCCGACTACGACGTGATTATCGCCGGCGGAAGCGTGGTCGACGGCACGGGTGCGCCGGCGCGCGCGGTGGATGTGGCGATCAAGGACGGCAAGATTGCGAAGATCGGAGAGATCACCGGCTCGGCCGCGACACGCATCGACGCGCACGGTCTGGTGGTCGCGCCGGGCTTCATCGACGTGCACACGCACTCGGACGATCTCGTCGAGCGGCTGCCGCTCTCGGAACACTTCCTGAAGATGGGCGTGACGAGCATCGTCGTCGGCAATTGCGGCGGCTCGAACGCGAATGTCGCGGAGTTCTTTGCGCGGCTGGAGAAGAACGGCGTGTCGCCGAATGTCGCGACGCTCATCGGTCACAATACCGTGCGCAAGGCGGCAATGGGCGGAATCTACGACCGCGCGCCGACCGCGGCGGAACTGGCCGAGATGAAACGGCTGGTCGACCAAGCGATGAAGGACGGCGCGGTGGGGCTTTCGACGGGATTGATTTATCTGCCGGGCACGTTCGCAAAGACCGAAGAGATCGTGGAGCTCGCGAAGTCGATCGCCCCCTACGACGGCATCTACGCGAGCCACATGCGGTCGGAGAGCGGCAAGATTCTCGAGGCGATCGATGAGTTGCTGCGCATCGCGCGCGAGGCCGGCGTGCGCGCGGAGCTGTCGCACATCAAGCTCTCCGGCGAGAAATCCTGGGGACAGGCGGACAAAATTCTCGCGCATCTCGACGAGGCACGCGCTGCCGGCGTGCGCGTGAAGCAGGACCAGTATGCCTACACGGCGTCGAGCACGGGCATCAGCCAATTGATCCCCGACGAGGCGTTCGATGGCGGGCATGAGAAATTTCTGGAGCGCCTGAACAATCCCGAGGAGAAGGCACGGATCGTCGCGAAGATGAAGGCGAGCATCATGGGCCGCGGGCGGATGGATTACGCGTATGCGGTCGTGGCGTCGTTCCGCGGCGACGTGACGCTGAACGGCATGAACATCGTCGAGGCGGCGCGGAAGTTGCGCGGCTCGGATTCGCTCGAGGATCAGATCGAAGTCATTCTCGAGATCGAACGTCGCGGCGGCGCGAGTGGGGTGTTCCACGGGATGAGCGAGGACGACTTGAAGAAATTCATGGCGCATCCGGAGACGATGATCGCCTCGGACAGCGGCGAACGCGTGTTCGGCGAGGGCGTCCCCCACCCGCGCGGCTACGGCAACAACGCGCGCGTGCTCGGCCGCTATGTGCGCGAGCTGCACGTGCTCACGCTCGAGGACGCGGTGCGCAAGATGACGAGTTTGCCGGCGAAACACTTTCAGCTCCGCGGGCGCGGCGTGTTGCGCGAGGGAAATTGGGCGGACGTGGCGGTGTTCGATCCGGCGAAGATCGGCGATCCGTCGACCTACAAGGATCCGCATCACTACGCGGTCGGCGTGCCGTTCGTGCTCGTGAATGGCGTGGTCGTCATCCGCGACGGCGCGCACACCGGCGCGAAGCCAGGCATGGCGCTGCGGCATCTGTCGCCGAGCGCCAGCGAGTGA
- the atpC gene encoding ATP synthase F1 subunit epsilon, translated as MSLTLEIVTPEAKVYTDTIDSVVIPTVEGEIGILPGHIPLLTQVASGELRVAKGAETHFLAISGGFAQIEGESVRVLAENAITEEKIDENAVEAAMKRAEQQLAEAKTIDPQELEHLQNLVRYSGVQLALKRRKR; from the coding sequence ATGTCTCTCACACTCGAAATCGTCACCCCGGAAGCGAAGGTCTACACCGACACCATCGACTCCGTCGTCATCCCGACGGTCGAGGGCGAGATCGGCATCCTCCCCGGCCACATCCCGCTGCTCACGCAAGTCGCCTCCGGCGAACTCCGCGTGGCCAAGGGCGCGGAGACGCACTTCCTCGCCATCAGCGGCGGCTTCGCCCAAATCGAAGGTGAATCCGTCCGTGTGCTCGCCGAGAACGCGATCACCGAGGAGAAGATCGACGAGAACGCCGTCGAAGCCGCGATGAAGCGTGCCGAGCAGCAACTCGCCGAAGCCAAGACGATCGACCCGCAGGAACTCGAACACCTGCAGAACCTCGTCCGCTACTCCGGCGTGCAACTCGCCCTCAAGCGCCGCAAGCGCTGA
- the atpD gene encoding F0F1 ATP synthase subunit beta: MSNQGKIVQVIGAVVDVQFAENTVPPIYQALTVDFTAAGKKEHLTLEVQQHLGEGLVRTIAMSSSEGLVRGMPVVDTGAPISVPVGEGVLGRIFDVTGKAVDEKGPVPFSKTYPIHRPAPLLVDQDVKASILETGIKVIDLICPFIKGGKAGAFGGAGVGKTVVILELINNIAKAHGGYSVFAGVGERSREGNDLYHEMSDAGVINQKDISKSKVALVYGQMNEPPGARMRVALSALAMAEYFRDEKNQDVLLFIDNIFRFSQAGSEVSALLGRSPSAVGYQPTLANEMGILQERIASTKKGSITSVQAVYVPADDLTDPAPANTFAHLDSTIVLERSIAELGIYPAVDPLASVSKALQADVVGDEHYKVAREVQRVLQRYKDLQDIIAILGLDELSPEDKLTVYRARKIQRFLSQPFAVAEVFTGTPGKYVPVKETVRGFKMILDGQLDDVAETDFYMKGGIDEVLAAAGKK, from the coding sequence ATGAGCAACCAAGGCAAAATCGTCCAAGTCATCGGCGCCGTCGTCGACGTGCAGTTCGCCGAGAACACCGTGCCGCCCATCTATCAGGCGCTCACGGTCGACTTCACCGCCGCCGGCAAGAAGGAGCACCTCACGCTCGAGGTGCAGCAGCACTTGGGCGAAGGCCTCGTGCGCACGATCGCGATGTCTTCCTCCGAAGGCCTCGTGCGCGGCATGCCCGTCGTCGACACTGGCGCCCCGATCTCGGTGCCCGTCGGTGAAGGCGTGCTCGGCCGCATCTTCGACGTCACCGGCAAGGCCGTCGACGAGAAGGGCCCGGTGCCGTTCAGCAAGACCTACCCGATTCACCGCCCGGCTCCGCTGCTCGTCGACCAGGACGTCAAGGCATCGATCCTCGAGACCGGCATCAAGGTCATCGACCTCATCTGCCCCTTCATCAAGGGCGGCAAGGCCGGCGCGTTCGGCGGTGCGGGCGTCGGCAAGACGGTCGTCATTCTCGAACTCATCAACAACATCGCCAAGGCGCACGGCGGTTACTCCGTCTTCGCCGGCGTCGGTGAGCGTTCCCGCGAGGGCAACGACCTCTACCACGAAATGTCCGACGCGGGCGTCATCAATCAGAAGGACATCTCCAAGTCCAAGGTCGCACTCGTCTACGGTCAGATGAATGAGCCCCCGGGCGCCCGTATGCGCGTCGCCCTCTCGGCGCTCGCGATGGCGGAATACTTCCGCGACGAGAAGAACCAGGACGTGCTGCTCTTCATCGATAACATCTTCCGCTTCTCGCAAGCCGGCTCCGAAGTGTCCGCGCTCCTCGGCCGCTCGCCGTCCGCCGTCGGTTACCAGCCGACGCTCGCGAACGAGATGGGCATTCTCCAAGAGCGCATCGCCTCGACGAAGAAGGGCTCAATCACCTCCGTGCAAGCGGTCTACGTCCCCGCGGACGACCTGACCGACCCGGCGCCCGCGAACACCTTCGCGCACTTGGACTCCACCATCGTGCTCGAGCGTTCGATCGCCGAACTCGGCATCTATCCCGCGGTCGATCCGCTCGCCTCCGTCTCGAAGGCCCTCCAGGCCGACGTCGTCGGCGACGAGCACTACAAGGTCGCCCGCGAAGTTCAGCGCGTCCTCCAACGCTACAAGGACCTCCAGGACATCATCGCGATTCTCGGTCTCGATGAGCTCTCCCCCGAGGACAAGCTCACCGTCTATCGCGCCCGCAAGATCCAGCGCTTCCTCTCGCAACCGTTCGCGGTCGCCGAAGTCTTCACCGGCACGCCGGGCAAATACGTCCCCGTCAAGGAGACCGTCCGCGGCTTCAAGATGATCCTCGACGGCCAGCTCGACGACGTCGCCGAAACCGACTTCTACATGAAGGGTGGCATCGACGAGGTCCTCGCCGCCGCGGGCAAGAAGTAA
- the atpG gene encoding ATP synthase F1 subunit gamma: MASTRDIRRRIKSVKNTRQITKAMELVAASKMKKAQQAAMAGRPYAQLMADMLAALAGRVDESLHPFLVKREVKTRGILVVSTDKGLCGPLNANLFKLILDVKTPAKFVAIGRKGAQFLSRTKRDIVADFTVSDRVAFSEVKPVIEFMMQMYLEGTIDTIEVIYPRFKNTLVQEPTLRPLLPLTNVRDFVDHLRSETGHTAKHDDRDMLFEPSAQAVLEALLPFYVNRYVYQLALSAKASEHSARMVAMKTAKDNATKLLGDLTLEYNKARQAGITQEILEIAAAQFASAS; this comes from the coding sequence GTGGCCTCAACACGCGACATCCGCCGACGCATTAAGTCGGTCAAGAACACCCGCCAGATCACGAAGGCGATGGAGCTCGTCGCCGCGTCGAAGATGAAGAAGGCGCAGCAGGCCGCGATGGCCGGGCGCCCCTACGCGCAGCTCATGGCCGACATGCTGGCCGCGCTCGCGGGTCGCGTCGACGAGTCGCTCCATCCGTTCCTTGTGAAGCGCGAGGTGAAGACCCGCGGCATCCTCGTCGTCTCGACCGACAAGGGCCTCTGCGGTCCGCTCAACGCGAACCTCTTCAAGCTCATCCTCGACGTGAAGACGCCGGCCAAGTTCGTCGCGATCGGCCGCAAGGGCGCGCAGTTCCTCAGCCGCACCAAGCGCGACATCGTCGCCGACTTCACGGTCTCTGATCGCGTAGCCTTCTCCGAGGTGAAGCCCGTCATCGAGTTCATGATGCAGATGTATCTCGAGGGGACGATCGACACCATCGAGGTCATCTATCCGCGCTTCAAGAACACGCTCGTGCAGGAGCCCACGCTCCGTCCGCTGCTCCCGCTCACGAACGTCCGCGACTTCGTCGACCACCTCCGCAGCGAGACCGGCCACACCGCGAAGCACGACGACCGCGACATGTTGTTCGAGCCGAGCGCCCAAGCCGTCCTCGAGGCGCTGCTGCCGTTCTACGTGAACCGCTACGTCTATCAGCTCGCGCTCAGCGCCAAGGCCTCCGAGCACAGCGCGCGCATGGTCGCGATGAAGACCGCCAAGGACAACGCCACCAAGCTCCTCGGCGACCTCACCCTCGAATACAACAAGGCGCGCCAGGCCGGCATCACGCAGGAAATCCTCGAGATCGCCGCCGCGCAGTTCGCCTCCGCTTCCTGA
- the atpA gene encoding F0F1 ATP synthase subunit alpha, which yields MSNVIEQIEQQIAKLSSKAVKKNTGNIRTVADGVAKIEGLSDVMYNEMVQFPGGAIGIALNLEEDEVGCVVLGDVSSLKEGDEVSTTGKLLSVPVGKALLGRVVDALGRPVDGKGPIDAKEFYPVEKIAPGIIVRKSVSQPLFTGIMAIDSMIPIGRGQRELIIGDRGTGKTTICIDTIINQARINKVGLASGNKDFRPVYSIYVAVGQKQSNIARTIAALEAADALQFTVIVTAPAADNPANQYLAPFSGAAIGEWFMENGMDALIVYDDLSKHAVAYRQISLILKRPSGREAYPGDVFYLHSRLLERAARLSGKGSLTALPIIETQAGDVSAYIPTNVISITDGQIFLETDLFNQGIRPAVSVGLSVSRVGSSAQIKVTKQVGGKLKGELAQFRELAAFAQFGSDLDAKTKATLDRGSRIVELFKQPQLNPLAIEVQASVLWALQKNYFDSIEVKNIVAAANSLKEFLVTRKDALLTTIRTKAALDAEIESGLKAACDEWKSTFAAK from the coding sequence ATGAGCAACGTCATCGAACAAATCGAACAACAGATCGCCAAGCTGTCCTCCAAGGCGGTCAAGAAGAACACCGGCAACATTCGCACCGTCGCCGACGGCGTGGCCAAGATCGAAGGCCTCTCCGACGTGATGTATAACGAGATGGTGCAGTTTCCCGGTGGCGCCATCGGCATCGCGCTCAACCTCGAAGAAGACGAGGTCGGCTGCGTCGTCCTCGGCGACGTCTCCTCGCTCAAGGAAGGCGACGAAGTTTCCACGACCGGCAAGCTCCTCTCCGTCCCCGTCGGCAAGGCGCTCCTCGGCCGCGTGGTCGACGCGCTCGGCCGCCCCGTCGACGGCAAGGGCCCGATCGACGCCAAGGAATTTTATCCGGTCGAGAAGATCGCCCCCGGCATCATCGTCCGTAAGTCCGTTTCGCAGCCGCTCTTCACCGGCATCATGGCGATCGACTCGATGATCCCGATCGGCCGCGGCCAGCGCGAGCTCATCATCGGCGACCGCGGCACCGGCAAGACCACCATCTGCATCGACACGATCATCAACCAGGCCCGCATCAACAAGGTCGGCCTCGCGTCGGGCAACAAGGACTTCCGCCCCGTCTACTCGATCTACGTCGCCGTCGGCCAGAAGCAGTCGAACATCGCGCGCACCATCGCCGCCCTCGAGGCCGCCGACGCGCTGCAGTTCACCGTCATCGTCACCGCGCCCGCCGCCGACAACCCCGCCAACCAATACCTCGCTCCGTTCTCGGGCGCGGCCATCGGCGAGTGGTTCATGGAAAATGGCATGGATGCGCTGATCGTTTACGACGATCTCTCCAAGCACGCCGTCGCCTACCGCCAGATCTCGCTCATTCTGAAACGCCCCTCCGGCCGCGAAGCGTATCCGGGCGACGTGTTCTATCTCCACAGCCGCCTCCTCGAGCGCGCCGCGCGCCTCAGCGGCAAGGGCTCGCTCACCGCGCTCCCGATCATCGAGACCCAGGCGGGCGACGTCTCGGCCTACATCCCGACCAACGTCATCTCGATCACCGACGGCCAGATCTTCCTCGAAACCGACCTCTTCAACCAAGGCATCCGCCCCGCGGTGTCCGTCGGTCTCTCGGTTTCCCGCGTCGGCTCGTCCGCGCAGATCAAGGTCACCAAGCAAGTCGGCGGCAAACTCAAGGGCGAGCTCGCCCAGTTCCGCGAACTCGCGGCCTTCGCGCAGTTCGGCTCCGACCTCGACGCCAAGACCAAGGCCACCCTCGACCGTGGTTCCCGCATCGTCGAACTCTTCAAGCAACCGCAGCTCAACCCGCTCGCGATCGAAGTGCAGGCCTCCGTCCTCTGGGCGCTCCAGAAGAACTACTTCGATTCCATCGAGGTGAAGAACATCGTCGCCGCCGCGAACTCGCTCAAGGAGTTCCTCGTCACGCGCAAGGACGCTCTCCTCACCACCATCCGCACCAAGGCCGCCCTCGACGCCGAAATCGAATCCGGCCTCAAGGCCGCGTGCGACGAGTGGAAGTCCACCTTCGCTGCCAAGTAA
- a CDS encoding F0F1 ATP synthase subunit delta codes for MAAAKQTKLLAKQLFKLSVVDGEVSADRVAGVLGWIEKHQPRHPLALLQLYHRHIANEVAKSRAVVEHAGSVNAATLASIEAAMTKKYSRKVTAVAKPSPALLAGLRVRVGSDIYESSVAGQLAALSASV; via the coding sequence ATGGCCGCCGCCAAGCAAACCAAGCTCCTCGCCAAGCAGCTCTTCAAGCTGAGCGTCGTTGACGGCGAGGTTTCCGCCGACCGCGTCGCCGGCGTCCTCGGCTGGATCGAGAAACACCAGCCGCGCCACCCGCTCGCGCTGCTCCAGCTTTATCACCGCCACATCGCCAACGAGGTCGCGAAGTCCCGCGCCGTCGTCGAGCACGCCGGCTCCGTCAACGCCGCCACGCTCGCCTCGATCGAGGCCGCGATGACGAAGAAGTATTCCCGCAAGGTCACCGCCGTTGCGAAGCCGAGCCCCGCGCTCCTCGCCGGTCTCCGTGTCCGCGTCGGCTCCGACATCTACGAATCGTCCGTCGCCGGCCAACTCGCCGCCCTCTCCGCCTCCGTCTGA
- the atpF gene encoding F0F1 ATP synthase subunit B, with protein MLSLFLATTEAAHAAAGDASIVEKFGIEWHYVVWQIASFLILFVVLYKFGIKPTVATMEERNKKIESGLKHAEEMQAKLAAAAQESAQIVKNAQLDAQKIVDEARKSAKDFVDKQQAESIQRSAEMIAKAQQSIELEHKKMLNDARGEIARLVVTTTERVLAKKLTDADRAAYNDTAAKELASL; from the coding sequence ATGCTCTCACTCTTCCTCGCCACCACCGAAGCTGCGCACGCCGCCGCCGGCGACGCGTCCATCGTCGAGAAGTTCGGCATCGAGTGGCACTACGTCGTCTGGCAGATCGCCAGCTTCCTCATCCTATTCGTCGTCCTCTACAAGTTCGGCATCAAGCCGACCGTCGCGACGATGGAAGAGCGCAACAAGAAGATCGAGAGCGGCCTCAAGCACGCCGAGGAGATGCAGGCCAAGCTCGCCGCCGCCGCGCAGGAGAGCGCCCAGATCGTCAAAAACGCCCAGCTCGACGCCCAGAAGATCGTCGACGAGGCGCGCAAGTCCGCGAAGGACTTCGTCGACAAGCAGCAGGCCGAGTCCATTCAGCGTTCCGCCGAGATGATTGCGAAGGCCCAGCAGTCGATCGAACTCGAGCACAAGAAAATGCTCAACGACGCCCGCGGCGAGATCGCCCGCCTCGTCGTCACCACCACCGAGCGCGTCCTCGCCAAGAAGCTCACCGACGCCGACCGCGCCGCCTACAACGACACCGCCGCGAAGGAACTCGCGTCGCTCTAA
- a CDS encoding ATP synthase F0 subunit C: MNLLLAEITGNIASAFGLLGAAIGVGLIGTKAAESVGRNPGASGKILVQAIIGMALAEGLGILALFLAK; the protein is encoded by the coding sequence ATGAACCTCCTCCTCGCTGAAATCACCGGCAACATCGCCTCCGCTTTCGGTCTGCTCGGCGCCGCCATCGGCGTCGGCCTCATCGGCACCAAGGCCGCGGAGTCCGTCGGCCGCAATCCCGGCGCTTCCGGCAAGATCCTCGTCCAGGCCATCATCGGTATGGCGCTCGCCGAAGGTCTCGGCATCCTCGCGCTGTTCCTCGCCAAGTAA
- a CDS encoding F0F1 ATP synthase subunit A: MRIVSKLLALSLSLGAATAAFAEGVDPKASVLFDLGGGWRITNSMVTGWVVSLVIIGLILYAVGKPQVLPGKAQSVFESLLEALRDLFEPIVGKKAFPAVFPLLVTLFIFILIQNWSGLLPGVGTIGWEKETEHGMHFTPWVRPFTADFNSTIALALISFGAYLIIIFKYAGPKLILWDLFGNKADKNETPGWLYPILSLVFLVVGCIEVFSILIRPFTLSVRLFGNVFGGENLLHGTSFFPVFYFMELLVGLIQATVFTLLSAVYVGLICNHGDDHDHAHDGAHGEAHH, encoded by the coding sequence ATGCGCATCGTCTCTAAACTCCTCGCATTGTCCCTGTCGCTCGGCGCGGCCACGGCCGCGTTTGCCGAAGGCGTGGACCCCAAGGCCTCGGTGCTGTTCGATCTCGGCGGCGGCTGGCGCATCACGAACTCGATGGTGACGGGCTGGGTCGTGTCGCTCGTGATCATCGGCCTCATCCTCTACGCGGTGGGCAAGCCGCAGGTGCTGCCCGGTAAGGCGCAGTCGGTGTTCGAGTCGCTGCTGGAGGCTCTGCGCGACCTTTTCGAGCCGATCGTCGGCAAAAAGGCGTTCCCGGCGGTGTTTCCGCTGCTCGTCACGCTGTTCATCTTCATCCTCATCCAGAACTGGTCCGGCCTGCTGCCGGGCGTCGGCACCATCGGCTGGGAAAAGGAAACCGAGCACGGCATGCATTTCACGCCATGGGTCCGCCCATTCACCGCGGACTTCAACAGCACCATCGCGCTCGCGCTCATTTCGTTCGGCGCTTACCTGATCATCATCTTCAAATACGCCGGTCCGAAGCTCATCCTCTGGGATCTCTTCGGCAACAAGGCCGACAAGAACGAGACCCCCGGCTGGCTCTATCCGATCCTCTCGCTCGTGTTCCTCGTCGTCGGCTGCATCGAGGTCTTCTCGATCCTGATTCGCCCCTTCACGCTTTCCGTGCGTCTGTTCGGCAATGTCTTCGGTGGCGAAAATCTGCTGCACGGCACGAGCTTCTTCCCGGTGTTCTACTTCATGGAGCTGCTCGTCGGCCTGATTCAGGCCACGGTCTTCACGCTCCTCTCCGCGGTCTACGTCGGCCTGATCTGCAATCACGGCGACGACCACGATCACGCGCACGACGGCGCCCACGGCGAAGCCCACCACTAG
- a CDS encoding SAM-dependent methyltransferase, which yields MTFKPEFLARVTERRAELQRTLATLLPAPRAIVWEVGCGHGHFLVRYAAENPGKFCIGVDIILDRLVRSGKKRDRAQLANCHFVRAEAREFFNALPPGATFEEVWVLFPDPWPKARHNKNRLLKADFFNAVASRAGEGARFYFRTDHEEYFREVEATVATLETWRRDPAAPWPLEQETVFQARAPSYHSLVAIRTSRPAPAVELTGPGQPPPAAPTSPA from the coding sequence GTGACGTTCAAACCCGAATTCCTCGCCCGCGTGACCGAGCGCCGCGCCGAGCTTCAGCGCACGCTGGCCACGCTGCTGCCCGCGCCGCGGGCGATCGTGTGGGAAGTCGGCTGTGGGCACGGTCACTTCCTCGTGCGCTACGCCGCGGAAAATCCCGGCAAGTTCTGCATCGGTGTGGACATCATCCTCGACCGGCTCGTGCGCAGCGGGAAAAAGCGCGACCGCGCGCAGCTGGCCAACTGCCACTTCGTGCGCGCGGAGGCGCGGGAGTTTTTCAACGCGCTGCCGCCGGGCGCGACTTTCGAGGAGGTCTGGGTGCTGTTCCCCGACCCGTGGCCGAAGGCGCGCCACAACAAGAACCGGCTGCTGAAGGCGGATTTCTTCAACGCCGTCGCCAGCCGGGCAGGGGAGGGCGCGCGTTTCTATTTCCGCACCGACCACGAGGAGTATTTTCGCGAGGTCGAAGCGACCGTCGCCACGCTCGAGACTTGGCGCCGCGATCCGGCCGCGCCATGGCCGCTGGAGCAGGAAACCGTTTTTCAGGCGCGCGCGCCGAGCTACCACTCGCTCGTGGCGATCAGGACATCACGTCCGGCGCCAGCAGTAGAATTAACTGGGCCAGGGCAGCCCCCGCCAGCAGCACCCACGTCGCCTGCATGA